GCAGTGTTGTGAAAGGtttttattcatatacatatattttgctttatgtgtgtaaatatactatatatatgcatgtaaatatgtttgtatatttaattatatgcataCTGCTATGCTAATATTGCTAAGTATGTTACAGGTCAGTTACTAAGTGGCTTTCGCGATATGCTCATAAGTGGTTTATGTGGACCGAGTGGGTCAAGTGGCTCGTTTGCTAAGCGGCAAGCAAACAGGCACAGCTGTGCTTACATATCAAGCGCGGCTAACCAAGCACTCGAGGGCGCTTAGTTGGAAGCGAAGCTGAAGAAAAAAGTGTTGGCATGAAAATGAACAGCTGATGCCGCCAGGAATttataacacacacacaattatatactttatatataaagtattcaatatttttattctctgaaaaaatatttttattcatatttttattgctgcataaaagcaaacaacaatccataacaaaataaagtataaaaattatgaaatacatGTGTacttttgtgtaaaaaaaatgccGCAGAATTGTTAGGTAAACAACAGCATGAAAGCGCACACAGCATTGCACAGCAAATAGTTGGTCATTTAATTGCCAACCGAGTAAACAAGGCCGAGTGTTTGCGaaagaaaattatgttttttcgaATTTGCGCTATTTTTGCACCCTTTCGTGCTGTTTTTCTTCGCAAACTTACAAATTGCTGGCTTGCTGTGTGCGTgtatacaacaataacaaaaaatatagaaaatatggcGAGCCAATTAAGAGAATTCCTGTCTTTAATTAGCGGAAAAAATGAGCAGAAATTGCAGTAAACAATCATTCACTTTTGGCCAAAGGCAAATGTGTGTAAAAacgcaaacaaacacacacagataTAGCCGCATACAAACAGTTATGTTGAGCGAAACCGAAGGTTTTCCACTCAAGTTAAAAGAAATATGGCAGCGTCGCAAAGgtaaatttgaaaagaaaaaggtTCACAAAAATGTTATGAATAAAAAGTGCTGTGAATAAAACCGGGCAACGCTTCGGCGAATCCACTGTGATAACTCGTCCAACGTTCTTACCGTAGGCGGTAAggaatttgcaattttttgctcATTACATTTTGATGAGGCGGTCAGTTTTTCAATTACGCTACATTTGCTTGCCGGCAGTAAgaataaacaacaaaagcaacaactcaCAGATAAACAGTTTGTGTACGCGTTGGGTAAAGTGGTAGGAAAACACGTAGCAATTTCGTAGCAAATtaacgcaaacacacacaaatatacaagtaaaaCAACGAAACAATGCAGGCAGCGGTGAAAAGCTTGAATAAATAAAAGGCATGAATGCGAtttatatgtgagtgtgtgtgtgcgtgtaaatAGGCAGCTGGTTGTATAATAAGTTACGCTGAATTTTATTTGGCTGCCAATTAAGAGATACATAGTAGAGGAAAATGGGCGCACACACAGTAGAAGTAAGCACACATACTCTTACTGCAGTGAAAATGCTCTGAAAGGCTAGAAAATGGTATGGCAGTGCTCTAAAAACATATTCCTTTCAAGAAATTTATGCTTGAAATAAAAGTATATGGGCTGATCTATCATTTGGTGTGCTGATTAGGCGCTTAAATTAGTAGCGCAGCAAGTTCTTTATTTGCTATAATAAAGAAAACCTCAAAGCTTGGCACTAactaatgaaatataaaataaaatagccgGAAAACTTCAGTATAAAGTTGGTTTAGTTTTTGGTTCTCTATAGACTGAAGAGGAATTAACTTTTTCTATTACAcatgatttttaaaattcatatattaataaaaatttatattgtctgttattttcttttcaGTTTGTCCTAATTTTCAAGGCAGAAAAGCAAAATGAATAAAAGTAAGACAAACAGCTGCACAACTCCTTAAATTTAGAATGAAAATCTCCAATTAAGGTGTGCGACTTCGATTGAAATGGTGCGAACGCAGTTGAAAAAAATAGTTGCCTACCTTTAGGGTGTAATATTATTGAATTCGCGGTTATTTTCAACGATTATAATTGAAAGTTATAATTTCAGAAAGATATGCATCACATCAGGTGAGCGATTTCGATTGAAAAAGTACGAACACATTAAAGCAGAAACAATTTTCTACCCTCCAAGTATAATAATATTGATTTTCCGGTTATTTTTAACCCACACAGGGTGTGCGACTTTGCTTGAAAAGTACacaatgttaaataaataactgaCTACCTTTAGAATGtagtaatattaattttgcgtatatttttaatgtttataattATAAGTTACGATTTCTGAAAAACTCCCTCACATCTGGTGTGCGACTTGGATTAAGAAATAACAAGAAtagttctaaaaaatttataacttttagGGAGTAGTAGTAATGATTTTGTAGTTATCTGCTAAAATTATGTAGGCCAACTATAACAAGTAGGTCACTTTGCATAAAGAGTTTTTTCCAATTTAACTGCTGTTCATTCCttttattatttctcttttgACTTGCAGCTTACTGAGAAATGCCAGTTGTCTAATGAGTGGTTAAAGACACAGCTACCTTCGGCGAAACTAGAAAGGAAGTTGAAAATTGACATTTGTttatgaaagtattttcaagGAAAAAGTATTTCGCATGCAGAAGCAGCCTGGACTAACAAAAATTACCAGAGGtcagttgttattttttttttgatttttccttAAGCAAATTGCTGAATAATGTTAATAgtgagaatttttattatttcaaaaatttcataaaaaaaataataataaaaataaagcattttaaatacttgattatataagtataaaacagtaaatatcgCCCTAATTTTTTCGAGCCATTTtgatttgtttatgtttattggCCTAAAAATATTTGGAACCGTGCACTTAAaagcaatattattattaccCATTATCagcaattatatattattatcaatTAATTACTGCTGctttatagattttttgaagAGCAACAGAAGTATTGTTATATTCACGACATAATACAATTCTTACAAGCATAATTTGGTTGCGATAAGCGCTAAATATCAGCTAACGGCTTTCacgcatgcatatatgtatacctaaatttatatatattatatatttatatgtgtatatttgttaCAGTGCATGTGGTTACTATTTGGTGAGCGCTTATCAGCACCATGTGAACTGCGTAGACATGTTCCACAATCACATTGCGATATATCGGTCAAGATCAGTTTTTTTGGGTTGATTGTTTACATTgtcgttttttaatttttttacatttgagacatttttattactttcttatcAATTTTGTGTAGACAGAGTACGACGAGAagataagtatacatatacatatgtgagtatgtttgaattttaatgAGGCTGGGGTGATATGTGACCAGATgggttaaaaaattataaataaaaattattataaaaatataaataaattaaattaaattaataaaaaattaaaattaaatttaaattaaattaaattaaattaaattaaattaaattaaattaaattaaattaaaataaattaaattaaattaaattaaattaaattaaattagatgaaattaaaaaaacttatcgAAACTTAATTTGTACAATTTCGTACAGCGTTTCACTCCATGAATATTTCTGTGTCATAAGAAAATCTGAAAAGCGCCTTCACTGTGATTCATGATACataaatatgctatatatagaaatataatcGACTCAAACCTAAAGCgcacgaaaaataataaaacctgAAGTGTGTATCAACTATGAGTGTGACCTGCGACAACCCGgcattatcaataaaaatatataaacaattctGATGGCTTTTGCAAGTGATGAAATTAACTAATCTAATTCACCGGCcggaaaaatattagaaatataatatacttacatacattacggactcatacatatacatgcacatGTCAGGGTGTTTGTGCCCTACACACGTAGTAAGAAGCCAAATAAGCCAACTAAAATAAAGCTGAGCTCTGCTCAGTATCATTTGAGCCGCAGCAAAATCGCGACAAGGCGACGGAAATTCAATTTTAACTCAAACACTGCATGTGTTTTGCAGTATTTGTGGTgaagaaaggaaaaaatatcGATGTACAATCCAAATCACTTGCGTAAAAACGAAAGCGGATGGGAAACCTCATTTTGAGCTTCTCCACACACTGCAttcgaatttttatttgatttttttttgcttttgcgctTTTGTTTTTCAAGCGGTTTTGGTGCTGAGGCCACAAAAATTCGCCCTTTGGCGTCGCTGGAAAAAAACTCAGTGCGGAATTTCTCATTAGTTGCACAAAAGGCGTTCGAAAGCGCGGACAAAAGTGCTGCAACGCGCGCCGGTGGACATCAGAATATCCGCAGCGCTGTTGTTTTTCTTCTACTTACCACCAGCTGTGGCCACAAGTGCgaaacgaaattaaaatttcttattgcAAGAGGGTGCTGTGCAGCAAATCGACAGACAGAGGAAAAGCCATAAGAGAGAAAAAGAGGAGCgaagtattttaatttgaaagttttcgaaagaataataagaaaataaaagcaaaagattTTGTTCACTGCGGTGAGGTTTTTTCAAACTGGCGTGCTCCCTTTAGAGCAACCTACAAATTTACGTGCTACTCGTGAATACCAGCTGCTAAGCGCCAGTGCGAAAATGTCATCAACATGTTGTCGGCTACTAGGTGCTATGCTAATTTCGCATATTTTACTGGCGCCATGTGCCATGGCGGCAACAATACCCACAGCCGCCGCGCAAGCAGCCTCCGCCGTTAACGGCGTGCCCAAAGTGAATGTGGAGACAGAGGTGCTGCGCTTCTCATACGAGCTGGAGCGTTGGCTCGATACTGACAAGCGGCCCTGCCAGGACTTCTACGGCTATGTCTGTGGCAAGACCGTGAACAGCACGAAGGAACAGTTCGAGGCGCGTTTGCAGCGTGAACAGGAGAAGTTCGACAAATTTCTGAGCGCCAATAATAACGAGGACTTGCTCGATGCTGAGCTCAAGCTAAAACAATTCTATGACTCTTGCAAGAATGCGCGCTCCGTGGAGGAACTGAAAGAGTCTTTCATGTATAAGCAGAGCGGTGGTTGGCCAGCGATCGATGGTTCAGCGGCAATGTTACGACGTCGACGAGGCAAGACTTGGATGGATGTTGTTGGCGCATTTCATGAAGCcggtataaattatttcttcACCCAACGCGTTGAGATTAAGTCCAACAAGCGTACCGTCTATCTGCAAGTGGAGGATGTGATGCGCACAACTTTGCGCAAATTTGAGCAATTGGTTGGTGAGGTGTTTGCGGAATATGGTGTGGATGTGGATCGTGGTAGACTGATCGCTTTAGAAATATTGACTTTCGAAAGAAATCGGCGTGAAATACTGAAAGACGAGCAACAAGAAGACGACACAGAGTATAATTATGTTGATTTTAAGGCTTCGAACTTTGGCGCTTCAGTGCAGATCGATTGGGATAAGTATTTCAAGAGTACACTCGGTAAGTCGCTGAAACCGACAGATATGGTGGTGATACATAAGAAGAACAAATTAAGCAAGCTCTTCCAGTTTCTACAACAGACTACATTGACGCGACTGCTCAACTGGATTTGGATCGATTACTTGATGGGTAAGTCGTAGCTATATAAGCCTGAGGTAGTAAGATCATAATAGCGTTCTTTCTCTCGCATTCCCAGACAAAAGCGCCCCGCACTGCCAAGAGTTGGCGAAACAGTTTTTCGAGCCCGTGCACCAACACATTGTGGAACACGCCTATCTGGACAAGGTGCAAATGGCGCAACTCTACTCTAACATTGGACGCGCTTACGACGATGCACTGCTACCCACCGCTTGGATCGACGAAATGTCGCAGCaaaactcacatctctttctCGGACGTGCCATGCACCTCACACTCAACGGCGATGAAAGCCTCGATGCCGATTACGCCAATTTACAAATCAGCAATCGCAATTTCTACCGCAACCTGGAGAAGGTGCAACGCATGCTCGCGCAGCAAGGCAAAAGTCAACGCCTGATTACGCGCGTAGGCAACGTCGGCATTGCGGACACCACACAAATTGCTGCGAATTTCATGCACATCTTCGTAAGCGTTAGCGCATTGTTGCAACAGCAAAATCTAACCACACCACTAAGTCAACTGCTGGTAGGCGAGCGCTTCGCTGAGCATATGATCGCTAGCGGCAGCACGACACAGACGGCAGGCGCTTGGCGTAGCATGGAGTCAGAACGTGAATTTGCCATACTGCGTCAGTGTGTGCAACAGCAATCAGGTGCTGCTGAATTGCCATATAATCTGAATGAGTTGCTGTTGAAGCTGTTGGCACAGCACTTGGCGCAGCAGACTTATGAGCAATGGCAGCAGGGTAACGAACGTTTGGTGCGTCGCTTGGATACGCTTTTGGCGGCTGGACGCTTGCAATTATCCATGGCGAAACTCTACTACATCGGCTCAGTGCTGACTGAGTGCGGCGATTACGAGAGCGTGGCACAGAAGCAGCTATTGAAGGGTTATTTACGCAATTCGGTGAAATTTCGGCAGGCATTCCGCTGTCGCGCCACAGATGATTTGAATGCGCGCAACACTTGCAAGGTGCTCTGATGAGGTTGCTTTGATGAGATGGAATGTAGCTTGAGAGCGAATAATGTAACGACGTTGTTTGCtcgctttcaatatttttagtttagtaAGCCTACAGCAGTTAAAGATGCTTTGTTATGTATTTGTACTATTGAggcagatgtacatatatacatataatcaatTTAATGAAATGTTAAGAAGTAGAGtgtagtaaaaaattataaataatatatataaaaacaaataaaatattgaattttttcttttgagtaTTGagagatatataaaaaaaattttaatatcaaaaattatttttattatttttttattatttaaaaatattaatttcaaaaattaaaattaatttaaaaattaaatttaattcttaaaataaatttttaattttaaaatttgatttcattcctaaaatttattttttaatgttaaaaatatatatattttttttaatttctttcgattttttttatttttgaaattttttgaaagtttgactttgcttttattataactattttttaaagtttagttaatttctttcgattttttttatttttgaaattttttgaaagtttgactttgcttttattataaatattttttaaagtttagtTGTGCTTAGGGACAATTGAAGTACACATTTCTTCAAGAAGCGGCAGCTGTTAATTAATTGAGAATAAGCGCgtaattttaacagtttttgttAATGGTAccaatcattaattaattatctgtatattacaaaaatttttgagaaaattttctgaaaatattttttaataaattaaattttttttaatattttattaactagaaattaaaaattaaattacaatgtCAGATAACATTTACAAAAagagcaaattttaaaaaaataaataaaaaaaaaatcgaaaatcggtattttcgaaaacagaaatttcaaagaaaaataaaataagatttatTTCGTTGAtataataacttcaaaaaggaaatatttaaaaaatcattgattaaattaaaaattaaaaaaaagacacAAAAGGAAAGTATttcgaaaagcaaaaatttcgaaagaagagctttgaaagaaaaatttgatcAATCTCGTTGaaataataacttaaaaaagaagctatttaaaaacattaattagATTAATTGCCGATTTTCCAGATataagatttgaaaaaaaaaattaataataaaagcagTTTTCtgttaatttctaaaaaaaatgagATTAAACTATAACACCTTTCAGTTTTAAACGCAAATCTTGGTTTAATAAGCCCATAATTACCAGAAAATATAGCGTAATacgaaaaaacacattttcgaaAGACACAATAGATTATCTCTTTAACGTTTTAGTGATTGAATATCTAAATATTAACGGCCCTCAACAATGGTTGTGAGCAAAATTTTAACTTGGAACCATTGGCAATGTTAGttggtattttaattattattttgctcaAAGCAAGCTATGAAAACTCTAGCTTTTAAATACCTCACAGAAGccatagaaaaatatttgcgaaaatgaaaaatacttAATCGGAAAACTGCAAATTTGAAGTAAACTTTTCCGCAACCAACACACCTTGCATCATTTTACAAAAATCACGCAACACCTTTGAAAAACTCGAACGCACTGAGCTCACTTAAAGCGCttcaatatgatttttattCGCGATTGCACGACTGCAACTAGAATGTCGGCATTGACCAGCGTCATTAAAGTGGACAGCGAGTTGGAAGGAAAcgctaaatttcaaaaaaaatatgagaaaaagtacgcaaaacaacaaaatgctATGAGTTTGACAGAACTGCTGGCGTTGTTTGTCAGTTAGAGCCAATGGCACGAATCATCCCCGCTTCGAATCATTAAAAATTGACGGGAAAATTTACTGTGGGAGGTTGCAAAGACAAAGCGGTAAATAGAATAAGTGGACTCGCCCACTTGAAGTGAGCTGAATGGCATGCATGCCACGCTGTGACGCAATCAGAGCGCAGGCAATTGACGAATTATACCGCCACAGCTGTGGGGCGTTTTGTGGCAAGTAGAAAGTTcgttcgaaaatattaaaaccaaTTTAATGGGAAAGTTTTGTCGAGTCTATATTTCGCTCAAAGCACGATTTGTATCCGCGCCTATGTGTTTAGAGGTGTGTGATGGGTTGTTAAGTGCACTTAGCAACGCagtggttactcatacgcactgacTGACTTTCCGGCCATTT
The sequence above is drawn from the Bactrocera tryoni isolate S06 chromosome 1, CSIRO_BtryS06_freeze2, whole genome shotgun sequence genome and encodes:
- the LOC120766572 gene encoding uncharacterized protein LOC120766572, whose translation is MSSTCCRLLGAMLISHILLAPCAMAATIPTAAAQAASAVNGVPKVNVETEVLRFSYELERWLDTDKRPCQDFYGYVCGKTVNSTKEQFEARLQREQEKFDKFLSANNNEDLLDAELKLKQFYDSCKNARSVEELKESFMYKQSGGWPAIDGSAAMLRRRRGKTWMDVVGAFHEAGINYFFTQRVEIKSNKRTVYLQVEDVMRTTLRKFEQLVGEVFAEYGVDVDRGRLIALEILTFERNRREILKDEQQEDDTEYNYVDFKASNFGASVQIDWDKYFKSTLGKSLKPTDMVVIHKKNKLSKLFQFLQQTTLTRLLNWIWIDYLMDKSAPHCQELAKQFFEPVHQHIVEHAYLDKVQMAQLYSNIGRAYDDALLPTAWIDEMSQQNSHLFLGRAMHLTLNGDESLDADYANLQISNRNFYRNLEKVQRMLAQQGKSQRLITRVGNVGIADTTQIAANFMHIFVSVSALLQQQNLTTPLSQLLVGERFAEHMIASGSTTQTAGAWRSMESEREFAILRQCVQQQSGAAELPYNLNELLLKLLAQHLAQQTYEQWQQGNERLVRRLDTLLAAGRLQLSMAKLYYIGSVLTECGDYESVAQKQLLKGYLRNSVKFRQAFRCRATDDLNARNTCKVL